The Methanobacterium sp. genome has a window encoding:
- a CDS encoding NAD(P)/FAD-dependent oxidoreductase gives MAKKIIIIGGGIAGLSTGTYAQINGYDAIIFEKHSKPGGMCTSWHRKGFTFDYCIHNLAGTGNVRLREVWNDLGALEGTEIINHEAFISIEDSQDNVLNIYTDLDRLEKHMKEIAPEDSKAIEEYVKAGKSLPADDLFSMDMGGTMNKLKMAANLPKIIKWGKISLNDYAEKFDNKFLKKAFPHVQYDMSKSNIPMFPHLLFLSCFNAGDMGWPKGGSLEFSRRIAKRFTDLGGELNQSSKVEKIIVEDNKAVGIVLADGSEHRGDIVVSAADGHETIYEMLDGKYTNETIDKYYQAYEEEQEFGLQVFLGLNRDLSNEPHAIALLLDEPVKLELKERGSLYLELFDSSTGVAPEGKSVIKVVTKGNYDYWKKMREEDLENYRNEKEIVYKKVLEILERRFPGIKEQVEVHDVTTPATVERYTLNFHGWQPWPVPDGGMMTMMKGISKTLPGLENFYMVGQWATAMIGIPNAALTGRNLIKELCKKDKKKFRTQI, from the coding sequence ATGGCCAAAAAGATTATTATTATCGGTGGAGGAATTGCGGGGCTTTCCACAGGAACTTATGCCCAGATAAATGGCTATGATGCCATAATATTTGAAAAACACAGTAAACCGGGTGGAATGTGTACTTCATGGCACCGTAAAGGATTTACATTTGATTATTGTATTCATAATCTTGCAGGAACAGGTAATGTACGCTTAAGAGAAGTTTGGAATGATCTTGGTGCTCTGGAAGGTACAGAAATTATAAATCATGAAGCTTTCATCAGTATTGAAGATAGCCAGGATAATGTTTTGAATATTTATACAGACCTTGACCGGCTGGAAAAACACATGAAAGAAATCGCTCCAGAAGATTCTAAAGCAATTGAGGAATATGTTAAAGCTGGAAAATCTCTACCGGCAGATGATTTATTTTCAATGGACATGGGTGGGACCATGAATAAGCTGAAAATGGCCGCTAATTTACCTAAAATCATTAAATGGGGTAAAATTTCTCTAAATGATTATGCGGAGAAATTCGACAATAAATTCCTTAAAAAAGCATTTCCTCATGTTCAATACGACATGAGTAAATCCAATATACCTATGTTTCCCCATCTGCTCTTTTTATCTTGCTTCAATGCTGGAGATATGGGCTGGCCTAAAGGTGGTTCCCTTGAATTCAGCCGCAGAATCGCAAAGAGGTTCACTGATCTCGGCGGTGAACTGAACCAGAGTTCTAAAGTTGAAAAAATCATAGTTGAAGATAATAAGGCCGTTGGAATTGTTCTTGCAGATGGGAGCGAGCATCGAGGGGATATTGTTGTATCTGCAGCAGATGGTCATGAAACAATCTATGAAATGTTAGATGGAAAATACACCAACGAAACCATTGATAAATATTATCAGGCTTATGAAGAAGAACAGGAATTTGGTTTGCAAGTTTTCCTTGGACTTAACAGAGATTTATCTAATGAACCTCATGCTATTGCACTGCTTTTAGATGAACCAGTTAAGCTTGAATTAAAAGAAAGAGGTTCATTATACCTTGAATTATTTGATTCAAGTACAGGGGTTGCCCCTGAAGGAAAATCAGTGATAAAAGTCGTTACTAAGGGAAATTATGATTACTGGAAGAAAATGCGTGAAGAGGATCTGGAAAATTACAGAAATGAAAAAGAAATAGTTTACAAGAAGGTCCTTGAAATACTTGAAAGGAGGTTTCCAGGCATAAAAGAGCAGGTAGAAGTTCATGATGTCACAACACCCGCTACTGTGGAAAGATACACGCTTAATTTCCATGGATGGCAGCCGTGGCCAGTCCCTGATGGTGGAATGATGACAATGATGAAGGGAATAAGTAAAACACTCCCTGGACTTGAAAACTTTTATATGGTTGGACAATGGGCCACTGCAATGATAGGGATACCTAACGCAGCATTAACTGGTCGAAACCTTATAAAAGAACTCTGTAAAAAGGATAAAAAGAAATTCAGAACTCAAATATAA